The following are encoded together in the Flammeovirga agarivorans genome:
- a CDS encoding glucosaminidase domain-containing protein: MRHLFLWAFSVLSFMVNAANEPGKIDDSEKETTYVYIDSYTQLDSVFKSYALSIDKVRGYQETLPIFVHNIQPSIKDVNGQTKVDNFIMMILSSTLEVNNDILSERRQLNQLLLSGKTEQSKDIQALLKKYRAKNIEELKVKLLPLPPSLVIAQAIVESGWGTSRFAIEGNALFGKHTKKGSPNSMPAAAANIALQAYESIYAAVSDYELNINTHPAYKKLRDTRIQANNNNIPVDGIDLVNALKHYSETGDRYIQTITKVISIYHLNEFDHCKLKNTSEVIVKINK, translated from the coding sequence ATGAGACACCTTTTTTTGTGGGCCTTCTCAGTTTTATCATTTATGGTCAATGCGGCCAATGAACCCGGAAAAATTGACGATTCAGAGAAAGAAACCACTTACGTTTATATCGATAGTTACACCCAACTGGATAGTGTATTTAAATCATATGCCTTGTCTATTGACAAAGTGAGAGGGTATCAAGAAACGTTACCCATTTTTGTTCATAATATCCAACCATCTATAAAAGATGTAAACGGTCAGACTAAGGTTGATAATTTTATAATGATGATTCTTTCTTCTACTTTGGAAGTTAATAATGATATTCTTTCAGAGCGAAGACAACTCAATCAGCTATTACTAAGTGGTAAGACAGAACAATCAAAAGATATTCAAGCTTTACTCAAAAAGTATAGAGCAAAGAACATTGAGGAATTAAAAGTAAAGCTATTACCGTTACCTCCTTCTTTAGTGATTGCACAAGCCATTGTGGAAAGTGGTTGGGGTACTAGTCGCTTTGCAATTGAGGGGAATGCACTTTTCGGTAAACATACAAAAAAAGGTTCTCCGAACTCTATGCCAGCAGCTGCAGCTAATATTGCTCTTCAAGCTTATGAAAGTATTTATGCTGCCGTTAGTGATTATGAATTGAATATCAATACTCACCCAGCGTACAAAAAACTAAGAGATACAAGAATTCAGGCGAATAATAATAATATTCCTGTTGATGGTATTGATTTAGTCAATGCACTAAAACATTATTCAGAAACTGGTGATCGGTATATTCAAACCATTACAAAAGTCATTAGTATCTATCACCTAAATGAATTTGACCATTGTAAATTGAAAAATACTTCTGAAGTGATCGTTAAGATCAATAAGTAA
- a CDS encoding HdeD family acid-resistance protein — protein MKTSSLKYWFAPLVSGLLLIVLSLFTLAFPLSSFISLSILFSASLFVAGIVQSIFAIEFKHSGIKWFWEFLSGLVVMFIGAYLIMNQAESMLVLATYTGLFFLFKGVDYLTRALTRKEHLGNARNVILLFGVVEIMIGVYLTMNLLVSEIFTVYLLAFALMNTGVLELYLAYRVKWMMKAHHGKLS, from the coding sequence ATGAAAACTTCTTCTCTAAAATATTGGTTTGCTCCATTGGTATCAGGCCTATTATTGATCGTACTTAGCTTGTTTACATTAGCGTTTCCTTTGAGTAGTTTTATTTCCCTTTCTATCCTTTTTAGTGCAAGCTTATTTGTAGCAGGGATTGTACAATCTATCTTTGCTATTGAATTTAAACACAGTGGAATTAAATGGTTTTGGGAGTTTCTTTCAGGGTTAGTAGTGATGTTTATCGGTGCCTACTTAATCATGAACCAGGCGGAAAGTATGTTGGTATTAGCGACCTATACAGGTTTGTTTTTTCTATTCAAAGGAGTAGACTATTTAACAAGGGCATTAACAAGAAAAGAACATTTAGGAAATGCTCGAAATGTAATACTTCTGTTCGGGGTAGTAGAAATAATGATAGGTGTTTATTTAACAATGAATCTACTAGTTTCTGAAATATTTACAGTGTATTTATTGGCTTTTGCTTTAATGAATACAGGTGTATTGGAGCTCTACCTAGCGTATAGAGTAAAATGGATGATGAAAGCTCACCATGGAAAACTTTCTTAA